The genomic interval TTTCAATCAAATCACTACATCACAACTCAGATTGCTATGCCGAAACTTGCAATGCCTAGTTGTACAAAGGATACCAGTCTAAAGAATATGTGCAGTGaccaaaaatacaatttttgatCCCATTTGCATTGCTCAAACCAATAGCTTGAGATACAATCATATGGACTATATTCTCAAGTCAATAACACATACAGagtattataatatacctagtgataatgctgtgccatgattcgctagaatcagtcacgtgataggaaaatagaatgactacttcccttggggaatagtcccatcaatttttacatagtcacgtgaccaccgcgcgttcacagcaggtcaaaatggcagcttctgacgatgtcgtctgccaccgcgagttcacagcatgaggtatattataaaacacatattgcctggcctatattcgggctatagcacccgttcattaccccctcgtgactgtgagttaccagaatcacatgctatttcccgaggccgtTGGCCCTCTAACAACTAAGATTAAACTAGTTTTAATACATTGTCTGTTAGTATACAGAAAACTATAAATGCAATATTGACCAAATGTTTTCCATGGTCACAGACAGTACAAGACGAGGTAGAGCAAGTCCTGTAACTTTGGAAGAGATATAGTCGATATCGCGTCCCTCACCGTCTGTAAGTAGGAGAAGGAAGGGACAATTGTCTTAGTCGAGTACCGGCTTATTCCGTCTAGCTGCATGCAGGAGTAAAGTGATACGTTATTAAAAGCCTTATCACGGAGTGAAATTACTAcgcaatatgcaaatgatcgcatgaatattaatgaggaTAATATAACCAGGTGAAGGGAAGAGGTCGGTGTCATCCCTTGTTCACGACACTAAAGTACGAATGAGGAGAGTAAGCAGACTCCAAAATATATAATTGGTGATGAGGGAAGGCAGAGCACAGGGGACGATGCCTGTCTTGTGACACGCTATCGCGTCAGCGCAATGAAGCTCATGATACACTGTCGAGTGCACGGTGGGCGGTCATTTCGTCCCAAAACCAACTCGTCCCAAACTAACTCGTCCCAATAAAGTTGTTCCCGGGCTAACTCGTCCCACAAGCAACTCGTCCCACCGCCATCTCGTCCCATTCAAAGAATATTTCTGTGTGGTTCATAATTAACTGCAAATAGGCATAACACATGTAGCGTCATAGTCCTAGATCTagccacaggggcgtgtaatattgcatagattgttgttttccaggtctacagactaaatataacaaccttttgaatatatattcctacctgtatagggaaagagagtatacgtagtactatagatcgatacatttgtagcagcaagattcgtatgaaatctaagcaataatacacgcccctgtggatctagctgcaataattgtagcgttttgttgcggttttgagggtgttttcgtctgttttggtgactttttaagttttttgtgtttaacccgcacctaacgggttaaacacaaaaacttaaaaagtcaccaaaacagacgaaaacaccctcaaaaccgcaacaaaacgctacaattattgcagttatCCTAGATCCTGCTTGCCGACGGTGCATGGGTCTACGCTGACTTGAGGATCAAAGGGACGACTAACTCCGTATGCGAACAGGACTAATGGCGTCATAGATCGTACGTCAAAATTTCTGTCATCGTATTTTTTCATATCAAAGTTCGGAAACATAACTATAAAGTAATTGTTTGTAATTGCAAAACTTTCGACAGATGAAAAGTCGTGTTGCCTTCTCGACAGAATCTGCCAAAGTTGCGTCATTTCACGTTTGTGTTCTGAACGCGTAGCTAGCTAAACACAATATTATTAGTGGTGGGACGAGTTCGTTTTGGGACGAGTTGTCTCGCAACCGAGTGCACTTCCTGCCTACCCCTAGCACTGTGTACTCCCGGATACAAATTCGCTGTTGACAACAGATTGACAAGGTACGTACATTTTCACGTTTCATACGTTTTAAATTcgtctttcctttatttttgccATCGTAATTTATAATGTGTACTGGTACCAAATCAGATCGAAAAGTATTCAGCGACGTGACCGTGTATACCGTACCGTACGTGTACATGCCGGctagtcctgcttccatgacggtgcacgagtctgtattactgacttgactctaaacagaatcgagtcccgaattcctccgtatgcaagcaggactacatgcCGGCCTGcagttcattgtatttgtagttcTGTAGGTCGCGGTCGCgtttttaccaaaatgaaaaaagcaCATGGATATTCCATTTTCTAGAATGAACTTCAAGGCAGCATTTGTTGGATACCTACATGTCCATTGATAATTAATGACTGTGATAGTTGTGACATTCAACGTCCAGCAAGCGACGTCTACGTCtagttagtcttgctgctagacgttcgggctttctttcgatgctataactataagcgaacgaagttcgcatgtgagggctcggatgttccatcctcgatagcgttgttcggctgtgtgtcgtattttatcggaagaacatccgagggctagctgatagactaacgTCTAGTACGCTAGTGTGCAAGCTCGAGGTCAGGTGATCAGTGCACTACGCCTGGCATAACGTACCGCACCCGGTCTAACGCCCATAAGTTTACGTTCTTTCTGCGTTCTCTATGTCTTGCCGTACttactgaaaaatgaagtttcaTTCGTGTCGAAAAGTAAACTATGtagttgtttaacatttttacatgtgtattgtttcagATACGTGCTGTTCCCAGTGAAATGAAACTGGTTGTGCCTTCGACGCATTTCTTGCAGAGAGAGTGAGGAGTACTCCCGTCAGAAATATAATATGTGATCGCTGCATAATTAATGTATCCAGGGTGGCCCTAGTTATACGACAATGACAcgaaaaaatgtattatataaaatgaaataaaaatgtgagatttacggtgtttttttttgtatttataacagcatttctggcaaagtggtttgttcgaaagtgtatggtactattactagtacaacgttacattaggggtagaccattcgatatcctgggggggaaATAAGATCCGAagccccacccacccacccacccataaaTGGAAAATCATTCCGCTTGGGATTACCAACATTCACATCTCGTATCCACTCCTTAATACAGTAGGTAATAACCTTGAGCGGAGTGATAAGactttaaatattatataatccGCACTCGTGACTAGGCGGACTAAGGGAGTCCTTCagagtaattacaagggggagggccgggggaaaTCAGGTCCTGGTCGTGGCGTAAAATGTGACTTTTCCCCCGATTCCGTCGTGCTAAacagtgaccctccctcaatttcctttcacTAAAATATGAGCCTctccctgttcaaatatttcaaaaacaaggtttaatttttttcagaaacGGAAATGGACATTAGTCCTAGAATCAATGGTTTAGAAGAattaaactactactactactaccaccactgaTCTAAACATGATACTCCTGTTAAGTAGTGTTAatatggtgacagattcaaaaccaccATTGCCACTACATGTGACCATGTTACTCCAATTCTTCATGATTTAATCACTGATCTGAGCTTCTTCATGCAACCGTTTTAAAAGCAGTTTTTACGTCGTTTTAAAACTagtcatttttatatatatatatatatatatatattttacctttttgcatgtgaACCTTTTTACTAGTATGTTTCTAATATCGggacatttttttgtattttgttgtcttttatgtttgtttttttgtttttccaatCAGTTGTACAGCGCATTGTGTTTATGTTTAATTAATGCGCTTTATAAGAATTCAAGATTGTGATTACGAatactacactacctacaggtAATATTGGTCACAGATGttttttattgaccaatttcgATGAAACATTTTCTAAGTTGCAGCTAGTGAAGGTTTAAAGGGTTCTAAAACATAATGTTGATCACTCAACAGAAAAGAAACGCATGGGAACGACATAAGAATAACGTTCATATGCATGAAATTACTAAATAAGTCTCACTATTCAGGCTTTTTGGGGTCCCCTAACATTTATGCGTCAATTCAACTTATCTGTTCCATTATAATAAATACAACACGaaattgaataatgtatttgttcTAAACTGAACTTTTCAACCCCACAAAACAACTTCCAAATTGTCCCCGTCCCATGTCCCCACCCATGTTGTAAATTCTGACAGCACTATTTTGCGTTATATGTTTACAAAGACGAGCCATCTCATTGTGGTCCGGACTACTTCACATTCAGTCCATTCATCaagacaatttattttcatcagCTGCCACGCATTGAACATTTTGCGACGCACCTGTCTTTTGTCAATCTTTGGTTATGTACAGTTTCGTGAAGATATTTGTGGGTTTTATGACGAGCCTAGTTGCAGATTAGATTTTGCGAGAACTAGTGCGGCCCCATACTAAGTGAAAGCTAGCAGACAGTCCCAGCAGACATTGGAAGCAGGCAGATATGGCCTTTGACTTTGAACATCAAACCCTCTAGCTTATTGTACAGTAGAACTAGAAAGAAGGACtctagggagccttcagtatttacaaggggcagaggaaatcacacatacctccccattctccatttgtaaaaggtaaccctcccctttgtcccattttgtaaaacatgaccctccccatcacaattacatatactgaaagttaatgttaatcaatattcccattatatgtatgcatacaaattgaatgattttgactctgtataaGACAGCAATATATGTAAGcttacatataaagtgacaaacagtaaacaGTAAAACACTGGCTAGTTACATTTCTCTTATAGTCATACACAATCAAGtgagtatctaaaacgtgctttccatgttgtgcatactctgtctgatctggtcacttatagaagttccctgatatcatcatcatcatcatcatcatcatcatcatcatcatcatcatcatcaccttcaccttcaccttcaccttcagtagagccattatcagtgtcactttaatctgactcactgtcactacttgagtcagtacatgtatcactgtccgtgttctctaagCTTataacattcaaaactaaatcatcatcatcatcatcatcatcatcatcatcaccataatcaccataatcatcatcatcatcatcatcatcatcatcatcatcatattttaacaataacaatcacggacagtgtgaatgatttcattcaacaattttcttacaatatatgtatttttatttttgtattttggcatgtataaaagtactcattaaaataaatgttgagtgctcgtctcacttttacatctcaacaaacacacaaaacaaattgacaaaaattgaaccttcaatttggtcacgaaactacggattgtaaaatgtgaccctccccagaCCTTGCAATGCGAAATATAAccctccccaagaacaggtttgtaaaatgtgacaccccccccccattcctctggccctccccctgtaaatactgaaggctcccttattaCAGCTCCATAAGCTGTCAGTGTCACACTTACAGCGCCAGACGCTTTTTGCTTTTGTCTGACCTTGGCATACCATACCAACGATGAGGTTCACACTTCACCTCCTTCGACAAGGGCGCCTGTCGACGATCACAAGATGCTTTTCTGTCAGCACACGAAAGAATGCCATCACTAGTGTTCGAGAGAATTACGTGTACAACAATCTTGTATCTGTACCACCTCAAACTACTGCTACATTGGCAGGTCGACAATGGCTTCCGGGATCTCAAGGTCGAAATTGTCAATACCCGACATACATAGCTAGTCCACGAGAAAACTTCCCAGCCCTGTACCAAAGTAATCAACCGGTTGGGGACTTACACGATTTGTCCAAAGAAGCCCGTGAAATCCTTGATGATGAACTGCACCTGCACGGAGCTATTCTGTTCAGGAAGCTACCACTGCCGACTGGCAATGAGTTTAATCAGTTTATCAACGTGATGGGTTATACTGTGATGGGCTACGAAGGTGGTACAGCTGTACGACACAAGGTGGCTGAGCACGTACTAACAGCAAGTAATGACCCGCCTAATTATACCATTGAACCTCACAACGAAATGTCCTACGCTGACAAATATCCAATGAAGGTAAGGCACACAgtcacacaacaacaacaacaactactactactactactactactactactactactactaccactactatcactactactactTTACGATTCTCCTATACAGATGCATGGGTAATTTGTTTTGACTTTTGCATAGAACTCGATAGAATATGTAACTATTAAAATACGATGGGCCTATTACGTAACTTTATTTAAATCTTGTCCTCACAGAGGCATCGAATGACAcgtaaaaaataacaaaacacaataaGTAATTATCGGAAGCAAATCTCTTGTGTATGAGTGCTGTTAACCTCAGGTGGAGTACTGTAGCGGTTTCGCTGTTGCTCCTACGCTCTTTGCAAACCttgtaagaaaataaacagtaaaacgaacaatgttgagtcacacaaaataaaatatatatatgtctagcaacatcatataattacattgtatgataTTAATATCTTTACTACTCATAAGGTGAACAAATTTCCCTCTATATCTTAGTATATTAGGAGAGCCAAGGTCCAAAcaggctatgtgcccacgctacggaagtaggtttgcgcatgtgcaacggaatacgtttgtttgtctgggaggagcatttggtaaatccgacccaggtagtttatcaacatattagtggttgttcacacatattggttacatcatagacagtggagcatgtagttcttgcctaatccgaagagtccccttgttatatatttttttcaagtctagtggcaatgtttctgctacgtttttttccggtgcgtacgtacggccagacacccagagtctgggtgaaacacgtatttctataaacttatacatacaaattataacccgaaaaattatattttgagggacctgttcaaacacgatccaaacactattacacagtgacaatttgtatcattgaaaTTTTAAACTGAACTTCTTGGGTACGAACAAACTTACttatttgtatcatttgtacaaggtactagattacagttgcacacgtacacactagcgtcggcatttggtcgatcgttatcacaccaaaatcgttagatagatgagaattttttttacagattacatgtaggtcgtgttttgacaacataatcgtgaaaacttcaaaattaacttcacaagtatcgcACGGGTTAGAGCGGACTAAACTTTGCacttccatacttactgtacactAGGTAGCTACGTGCGATCAcgagtttggtagaaatgtcattgatgttcccgttattttccttccgtgttctaattctttgaaagtataggttatggctgttttatgattcagattgattaaacttgtatttccaaacccaatgtcccatctcagaaaagagtcaataaaatcacaaacatgtgcttctccgagttatcctgatgtgtacgagtaccaccccagctatttcaaaacaaacgcataaatgcatacgtcgtgatggggtgagtacggactcttgtttggtctccgctctgtctccgtgcgtatgtttgactacgatgtcagtcgatgtcatttacatgacgaggatTATTGCTGGATAGTACCaaaaacatatggaaacgatttttgagaaatctggaaagaatttaatacgatttctcaactttcaaatttgaatgaaacaaatatttatgatgcctccatgattgtatttgtagtcttgtcagttcgcgttacgttcatctccacaacatgcacagagctagaaatcgtagagaacagtcgacaggtataggaactagactaggcagtgatgtatgatctatgtgtacaacatagacagttgtccttgaaatttgatgatcattacagaaatatgtaaaagagttgccaacgttagatttgtttatgaattatatcactcgtttatcagtatcaaatgtcgcactaaatgtttcaaacatgtcttgcttcggggtcatcagaaaatttaactgaaagtatgggaattcttgatcgaaatatattcagtcataaaatcctcaggtttctgacaatttccaatagttgttacaagaaaggctgcattccaagaatatttggttagggagtgtacatttttaatttccagggggaggccggaggatttctaatgaagcaagggatttttattggtggcccccccccctacaaaaactggtataaattatctggccccccctaagacttcttgtttttatttcatggccccccctgaaaccactaacaaaaatacgcacagatgaaacacagatacagcaacacatagatttgccagcagttgctacatgtattaacttattccatatttatacttacttcagaattgaaccagtgcacaaagttgttgaatcatggacactcataaaatcacaaataaagactattattagttaaattggctgacaggatgtctacttacaactgaggggtgacaatagactactggtctggctacactttttcttggatttttagaccatcactgacataaataaattagcaaataaatgaacaagtatatatatatattacttatttatcacaggtttggaaaaaatagtgcaaaattgcaccatgaggaaacttttttccatgtgaacatattcaaattttaggattaatttgcagtggttggtcacacaatcatttattattaatttaaacacttcataaattatacattttagaaacatttttaattgcagtgcaaatggaaaacatgttatttaagattgaaatacatattaagacccttcctatattatagtattcatattatctctacgcaaaatataaaacacttctggACTATATTTCAAGAGACTTTAGTAAACTGATGCGCTGAGGggggcagtacatgtatcacttcaaagggttgaataatatttttatgaatgcatggcttgttatgaatacattcctcacccagcacctgtgaataattttgtgtttaattcaaactcacaaaagctatcatataatacttgaaccctaccatggtgatagaatgaaaatttattgaaacccattacaatattggtgagctctatatggaatttattagggattcatgtatacaaaatggctCAAAGTGCAGTTACTGTTCCACTACAGATTGGGTATCGCCATCTATGAACAGAATACCACATCCTATGCCAGATATGCACTACCCAGGTCATTATATGGATGTGTTTGAAACACCAAACACAAATCGAACTGTTGATGACTACCACAACCAGGTGCTAACTTAAAAAAGCtctatgtttcaaaacaattaaatgatgaagTTGCTATTTCTCGTTTTGctgagaaatatattgtcagtgtgaacagtgttaaaaactacattgaactTTTGAGAAATTTGGAGGTGATGAAAAACATTAGATCCAGACACGTAATCAAGAGAGTATGTGACTACACCTCAGCTAAAAACTAGCTATTAGAAAACGCCACCCTACTGGGAGTATAATTAAACTGAACAGAAAGTTAGAAATAACAGACAATCTGTGTTGCAGGTTTTCTTTTACTGTGATGTACCTGCCCAGCCCGGACAAGGAGGTGAAAGTGCTATTACTGACGTTAGAGAAATTTTGCCAAAACTGAACCCCGATCTTGTCCTGAAATTGAGAAAAGTTGGAATCAGATATTGTAGGTATCTGCCCACACGACAACCCGGTGGGTATACCAGTTGGCAAGAGGTgagtatttgtacatgtatatttgcttTGTCCAAAATTTTCCCCGCGAAAAATGAAAACCTTTTGATGTGGCTGTTCTTTAATAAACATTTGGCTGTCAATAGTCGCGTGATTTCACTATATGTTATATACAGCTCCGAAGTGCAATTTTGAGTTCGAGGATACGATCAGATTCGAATTTTATGAACTACAAATCGCTCTATTCCATAAAGACGgctgtttgttattgtatgaaCACAGGGTAAAAGACGAATAACCAATTTTGTTCTCGTGATTTTCCGGAATTCTAATAttaatttctctatatttcaaataaagttttgaaTATTGTTTCCTCTCTCTGTTTTTTTCCTATTCCTATCGTCATCACAGACTTTTATTAGTCGGATCAGttgatgtttacactcactgcaGGCAAATAGcctgtgagtttgttctaggattagcaatctgCTAATTAATACAAAgctggtaaactctgataaCACAGTGATAACTGTGAAATAGGACACaaaagtgagaggaaacaatatttataactttatttgaaatatgcagaaaataattttagaaatccggaaaatcacGGGAACAAATTTGATTATTcatcctttaccctgtggtatTAATGATTATAGGCAATGTATATACACGTACATGAAAGCTCAGCCCACTATAGTAGTCTGAGATAAAAAGGAAGGAAACAAATGGCCATGCAGAGTTACTTGCTTCTTACGACTGCATCCTGTGCTTGTATAACAAAAACCCACCCtttgtataatattaaaatgacgTGTTGTCAAACATGTTTGGAATGGAATTTGGAAAGAGAATATTTGAAAGGATAGACAGCAAAGAGAcataattaagtttttttttcaatttgggCGATACATGTTGCAGCATGCAGTATAAACCATCTTTTGCACCATGCACCTTTTCACCAAGTCAAACAAATCATAGACCCCTACACGAAGTAtgaacaaacaacattttaaaaggaTTTTGATGTGATCATAGACCCTACCGTACGTGTAGGTAGGGTCTATAATGTGGTACAAAGAGAATCGAAATCTGGTGACATGACATCTGAAGCAGATATAGGTGGGTTAATATTAGACTCAATATGATACAACGTTCAACCGCTTTGACAAAAGAACGGAGAAAACTAATGACTTTAGTAGCTTTGCTAATGGCTTGGGTTTTCTACTTTGTTGTGGTATGTGTTATGATCTATTCTTAagtaaaccatagaccctccaccaggtGGCAGGTCTATGGGTAAACATAAGTAATTGCCCATTGTACAATGCAAACTGGAAGTGGATAAtatagtgccctctagtgttgaataCTGGTATAGGGGAATAACATACTACGTCATGTCCGTCCAGTCTTTGTACATGTCTGTCGCTTTCCCGTATATATGGAAACATAACCATGCAGAAATATATCCAGCTTCTGTACAAATCTCTCATGTACTTACAAACTTATTGCAATTTgtagagttacaaacacagacttgggtTCTGTTCTGTCACATTGGGTTTTTATCAAGTAAAAACCATAGTGAttgaagttgttttatcaattgaaCGTACATATTTCTTATTCATATGGCTACTTGAATGttttttaattgttatatatCGTCTAAGCCATTTATTAAAATACTGACGTGAATGGTAACTTGTATATCTCTTAACATAGGCATTTTTCACCGAGGACAA from Glandiceps talaboti chromosome 3, keGlaTala1.1, whole genome shotgun sequence carries:
- the LOC144432823 gene encoding dapdiamide synthesis protein DdaC-like, with amino-acid sequence MRFTLHLLRQGRLSTITRCFSVSTRKNAITSVRENYVYNNLVSVPPQTTATLAGRQWLPGSQGRNCQYPTYIASPRENFPALYQSNQPVGDLHDLSKEAREILDDELHLHGAILFRKLPLPTGNEFNQFINVMGYTVMGYEGGTAVRHKVAEHVLTASNDPPNYTIEPHNEMSYADKYPMKVFFYCDVPAQPGQGGESAITDVREILPKLNPDLVLKLRKVGIRYCRYLPTRQPGGYTSWQEAFFTEDKQQVEQYFEKRERGYRWEKDGSLTYWYHLPAFATHPKTGEEVWFNQLHSHHASYFKDHPTWADLDIPDDKYPFHCYYGDGSEIEEETLQHIRNVLWNVTVGFQMQKGDVIVLDNIYVQHARLGFIGQRKLLVSLAMD